AAATCACTAAAATATAACATTATCAATACAAATATTAAATACAGTAATCCAAACCAAAAGCATATAAGCAAAAATTCATAATATGAATTAAGCGATTTTTTACAAATTTATAATTCTCACGGAATACACAGTACGTATTAATAATATTGAGTAACACCCCTCGTCAGGGCAGTATTTTCCATAAACCAAGTATGTTTAATCGGCCGCCAAAGTCTGTTGTTTTTCTACCATTGATAATTCTTTGAGGTACTTTTCCATTTATTAGACCAGTATTGAGTATTTTTGGTCTTCCGTACATTCGATCTCAGTTTCACGGAAAACATCGGTATACTAGACCATCTCCATCGTATTCGAGACCGACCAGTTATGCACATACCAACTTTTCCGATCAATGATGACCATCAGTACATGAAGCCATTTTGCATCGGCACTTAGGCCAAATCGGTACTACCCATACCTGTTTCTGTTTATGGTCGGCATGCTCTTGAGTAAATACCGATACACTATATGCTCCAACGTTGGCTTTGAGGTATTCGGCTTTGACCCGATTGCTTCTGGTCTCATCAGCCGAGGCAGAGGCGTCTGATACACTTGACGATATTGACTTTGTAGCCTTTAGCCACTCCCAGATACGTTAAATAACGTAGTAGGGTAGTTTGTTCATGTACTGTTCATCAATAAGGCATATCAATACCCTGTTCAGCTTTGCTCTAATTTAGGCTGATAATACAACCAAGAACTATGAATTGACAGCAAATGACACTGGGCAGACAATGCTGAATATCTGATGTTCTTTCTCAACCATATTGCGTCGCTCTTGTAAGGCTTTCAACTCAGCAACTATTTTTTGAGAAAATCGTTTTTGATCTGTAACTGACAGTTTTTTTGATATAGAGCTGTGCCGCGTCCTCTTTGCTTCGCCACTACGTGGTTTAACAAAACGCTCAAACACTGACAGCATGGTCAAGAAACTCACGTTTTCACTGCGCAATCAGATTGCGGTGTATTTAGTATTTTTAGGCAAATTCACCCAAAGCTTCAAGCACCACTTTGGTCTTGAACTCCGCACAAAATTTTCACCTGCTTCGCTTCATATTAATAGTAGTTTACGTTTTTTCTACTATACTTACGATCCTATTTTTGGGGACTATTTCAAATATCCTTTCTAAAGTAACAGTTCGGCAAAATATGATCCCTCATGTCCAGCAATACTAACCTTCAGCATTTTTTCATAGATATACGTATATTGTTAGTTATTTAGTTTTTTTTAATCTTTAAACACAGAAAAAATTTAACGCCATGACAAAGTGTTTATTCCAAGACTAGATTTAACCATATAAGCTGCGATCAAATTTTGCAAAGATAAACATACCGCAGTTGCAATAACAGCTCCGAGAGATCCATAGATTGGCACCAAAACCACACTCAATAGAATACTCATGACCGCCACCAAAGCCACGTTATTCCGCATCAGTTTTTCATTCCCACTCATCATTAGAAGGTTGCCTACCGACCCCGTTGCAACATTGACAAACTGTCCTATCGCAAGAATAGAAAGAAGAATACCTCCTTTCCGAAATTCGCCACCAAACAATCCCATCACCCACTGTGGAGCAATGAGAAATAGGAAAAGCAAAGGACTTGAAATAAGTGTCATCAATTTCGCTGTATTCCTTGCTGTTGCACCCAACGCCGTCATATCTTTTTTCTTGTACAATTCAGCGAATTTTGGTGCTGATATGCTGTTGACAGAGGTCAGAATAAGGCTCGTCAGCATTGCTGTTCGTGATGCCATGCTGAACAAACCGACTTCTTCTTTCGTGCCCCAGACACCAAGTGCAAACGTTGCCATCCAGTTTATCATCGTGTTCAATGAAGCTACCCAGAAAAGCGGCATGCTGCTCTTCAGCAAATCATTTGTTCGAAGAGAAGTAGAAACTTTTCTCAACTGAGGCGTTGCAACATACCAGAGAATAACACCTGAGAGCCCGGCAATTATCGCACCAGACGCATATGCCCAAACCGCCCCTTTAACGCCATAGCGTCCGCCAAGCAATAAAAGTGCAGTCAGGGATATTGCTGGAACACCAACACCAAAAACAATAAATGAGTCCCTTATCCGCTTCAAGCCTTTGAGAACTTGCGCGTGTAGGATAACAAATGTCATGGGCACTACAGCCAGCGACATCCAGCGCATCGGAACAATAAGCTCAGGCTTTTGAAAAACTTTGTCCGTCAGAACCGGCGCAAAAACAAACACCATAACGGCAGAAAGGAATGAGGCAATGAGTGCCAGCTTCATACCTTTCATATAAACACTTTTGACTGCGCTCCAGTCATTGACCGAAGCGCTTGCAGCCGTAAAACGCAGTAGCGTATTGTCGAGCCCCATACGACCGAATACCGTAGCAATAGTAGTGACAGTAAGCGCCAGGAAATAAAGACCTGCCCCCTCAGCCCCAAGGGCCCTTGCAAGCACCAAGTTGAATAAAAAGGTTAACCCTGCCCCAAGAACTTTCAACACAAGTGCAACAGCCGCCCCATTGATCACTTCCAACATATGCTCATCGAGCCTGTTCCTCAAAGCAGGAAACCTGTTTAAAAGGAACTCAATCGCTTTTTCCATACTTATAACTCAGGGGAATGGGGGATAACAAGATTGTGTTATATAAAAAACTCAATTCTGAATAGCAAGCAATGAACAACGACTGCTGAGCAGTAAGATTCAAACTTCAAGTTCTTTGCTTTGCTACAGATGCTCGCAATCCACCGTTTACTCATTTGGTTCGAAATTGCAGGGTAGATAACTCTTCCTTTGTCGCTCTTTTTGAAGCATTAAGAAATTCTACACCTATGACATTCTCATTTTCATCATAATCGAGAATCACACCAGCTTTAACCTCCTCGGATTCAACTATCGTGGCTTATCGAGCCTGAAATAAAGTATATCTGTCTCTTTGTCAAAGACTACCTTCATTCTTTCCCCCTTAATCTCCGATCAAAAAACGCCGTAACGCACTTATTTGATTCTTCTTTTACATTAACAATAATTCGCAACCATTTGTTATTATTCTCATCAATTTTTTTCAAATAGTGACGTGTATTATCGTCATGATCTTCAACCCTGCCAGGGTTTACTACAGCACTGAATACCAGAGCCTCCTGGATATCCTTTTGCTCAAGCATTTCCTTGCAGTGTCTGGCAAGTAACATTATTGGACCAAATAGAGGCTCCCTATTGTGTTAAAATCAGCAACGAGTTCTGAGCAATGAGGTTTTAAACTTCAGCTTCTTTGCTTTGCAACAGATGTTCGTAATCCACTTATTATTCTAGACACTTCGAAAACTTTTCTCTTTAAAACAGAGAAATCTGCTTCACTAACATACCCAACACCGAAAGCCACATATAGTTGCGACCTCACCTCTGCACATGATGCTTTTGCTATAACGTTCTCGATACTGGGTACTCGAGAATAGGTAATGCGCTTTATCTACTCCATTTTTTGTATAAGCCTGTCAACATGCTTCCAACCCGAATAATCAATTCAGACAATTCAGCAATGTCTTTTCGCATAACCGATCATCTTACCTACTTTTAACCGAGTATCCAGTTCAGCTAAAGAGCCCTTAGCTATATTTATTAAAATATGAATATTCTTTTTTTCAGCTACTCCACATTTATAGGACAGTTTTTTTGATCAACAGATATTGATAATCTCTAAAAATATAATTCACAAAACTTCATTATCAACCTTTTCAAACATCATCTTTCAATATTTGACATAATGCAAATTATGATGATTTTTCACATTTTCTCTCAAAATGAAATTAACAAGAT
This is a stretch of genomic DNA from Prosthecochloris marina. It encodes these proteins:
- a CDS encoding four helix bundle protein — encoded protein: MKRITYSRVPSIENVIAKASCAEVRSQLYVAFGVGYVSEADFSVLKRKVFEVSRIISGLRTSVAKQRS
- a CDS encoding DUF4258 domain-containing protein, translating into MLLARHCKEMLEQKDIQEALVFSAVVNPGRVEDHDDNTRHYLKKIDENNNKWLRIIVNVKEESNKCVTAFFDRRLRGKE
- a CDS encoding flippase, which gives rise to MEKAIEFLLNRFPALRNRLDEHMLEVINGAAVALVLKVLGAGLTFLFNLVLARALGAEGAGLYFLALTVTTIATVFGRMGLDNTLLRFTAASASVNDWSAVKSVYMKGMKLALIASFLSAVMVFVFAPVLTDKVFQKPELIVPMRWMSLAVVPMTFVILHAQVLKGLKRIRDSFIVFGVGVPAISLTALLLLGGRYGVKGAVWAYASGAIIAGLSGVILWYVATPQLRKVSTSLRTNDLLKSSMPLFWVASLNTMINWMATFALGVWGTKEEVGLFSMASRTAMLTSLILTSVNSISAPKFAELYKKKDMTALGATARNTAKLMTLISSPLLFLFLIAPQWVMGLFGGEFRKGGILLSILAIGQFVNVATGSVGNLLMMSGNEKLMRNNVALVAVMSILLSVVLVPIYGSLGAVIATAVCLSLQNLIAAYMVKSSLGINTLSWR
- a CDS encoding DUF2283 domain-containing protein, encoding MILDYDENENVIGVEFLNASKRATKEELSTLQFRTK